A part of Drosophila bipectinata strain 14024-0381.07 chromosome 3L, DbipHiC1v2, whole genome shotgun sequence genomic DNA contains:
- the LOC108124871 gene encoding carbonic anhydrase 1-like, which yields MSCLRTANGFKKFVSASFVIFALSEAVRAQDFGYEGRSGPAHWGEEYARCTGKHQSPININHVSVKQYSFPKLEFHNFNVEPKSMLVTNNGHTVLVKMSFNKGKAPRVKGGPLAEKSSVGYQFEQFHFHWGENDTIGSEDMIDNHAYPAELHVVLRNLEYPSFASALGKDHGIAVMAFFFQISSSSTGGYTNFTSMLPQIERKGQSVNMTKTFPLRQYLSKDLGSYYTYTGSLTTPPCSEEVIWMDFRTPIDITEKQLNAFRLLTAHDDHLKNNFRPTQPLNDRPVYSIRQESPLFVDSSAGGSRHHFKTLFLVTLLAVLLSAANLNGA from the exons ATGTCCTGCTTGCGAACTGCTAATGGTTTTAAGAAGTTTGTTAGTGCCTCCTTTGTGATTTTTG CACTGTCAGAAGCCGTTCGGGCCCAGGACTTTGGCTATGAAGGCAGATCCGGACCCGCGCACTGGGGCGAGGAGTACGCCCGCTGCACTGGCAAGCACCAAAGTCCCATCAACATAAACCACGTGAGTGTCAAGCAGTATAGCTTTCcaaagctggagttccacaactTTAATGTGGAGCCCAAGAGCATGTTGGTGACCAACAACGGACACACGGTGCTGGTCAAAATGAGCTTTAATAAGGGCAAGGCTCCCAGGGTTAAGGGTGGCCCTTTGGCCGAGAAGTCCTCTGTGGGCTACCAGTTCGAGCAGTTCCACTTCCACTGGGGCGAGAACGATACGATCGGCAGTGAGGACATGATCGACAATCATGCCTATCCCGCAGAGCTGCACGTGGTCCTGAGGAATCTGGAGTATCCTAGCTTTGCCAGTGCCCTGGGCAAGGACCATGGCATTGCCGTGATGGCCTTCTTCTTTCAG ATCAGTAGCTCCTCAACTGGAGGTTACACCAATTTCACCAGTATGTTGCCTCAAATCGAAAGAAAGGGTCAATCGGTGAACATGACCAAGACATTTCCATTACGCCAATATCTCTCCAAGGACTTGGGCAGCTACTACACCTACACAGGATCCTTAACCACTCCTCCTTGCAGTGAAGAGGTGATTTGGATGGATTTTCGGACTCCCATTGACATTACCGAAAAGCAG CTGAATGCTTTCCGCCTGCTGACAGCCCACGATGACCACCTGAAGAATAATTTCAGACCCACACAACCTTTGAATGATAGGCCCGTTTACAGTATTCGGCAAGAATCTCCACTGTTTGTGGACTCATCCGCTGGAGGGAGTAGGCACCATTTCAAAACCCTTTTTCTGGTGACTCTCCTTGCAGTTCTACTCTCAGCTGCTAATTTAAACGGTGCTTAG
- the LOC108124931 gene encoding esterase-5B-like: MNCVRSVFLLSCLWLSSSAGDSSNPLLVELPIGQLRGRDNGNYYSFESIPYAEPPTGDLRFEAPEPYKRQWTDTFDATQPPVLCLQWDQFTPGDNKLVGDEDCLTVSIYKPKNSSRSSFPVVAHIHGGAFMFGGAAQNGHENVMREGRFILVKISYRLGPLGFASTGDTDLPGNYGLKDQRLALQWIKKNIHHFGGESENIVLIGHSAGGASVHLQLLQEDFGQLARSAISFSGNALDPWVVLQGSRGRALELGRILGCGQLDDSVLLKSCLKSKPASEVVTAVRNFLIFSYVPFAPFGPVVEPDYDGAFLTQAPEDVIKSGKFGQVPWAVTYVTEDGGYNAALLLEESYPGGPTLIEQLNDRWFDWAPYLLFYRDTKRTILEMDDYSRKLRQEYLGDRRFNVENYWDLQQMFTDVLFKNSTQDSLELHRKYGKSPSYAFVYDNPADRGIAQVLTQRRDVNFGTVHGDDYFLIFENVVRDPQLRPDEERISKNFIKMLADFATSEMGFLTFGDCTFKDNVGSEDFVLLSITRDGCENKQFKQFP, translated from the exons ATGAACTGCGTGAGATCCGTCTTTCTGCTGAGCTGCCTCTGGCTCAGTTCCTCCGCCGGTGATTCCAGTAATCCCCTTTTGGTGGAGCTTCCCATTGGACAGCTGCGGGGCCGCGATAACGGAAACTACTACAGCTTCGAGTCCATTCCCTACGCAGAGCCCCCCACAGGAGATCTGCGCTTTGAAGCTCCGGAACCCTATAAGCGCCAATGGACAGATACCTTTGATGCCACCCAGCCACCTGTGCTGTGCCTCCAGTGGGATCAATTCACACCTGGGGATAACAAGCTAGTGGGAGACGAGGACTGCCTTACAGTTAGCATCTACAAGCCCAAGAACTCGAGTCGTAGCAGCTTCCCTGTGGTGGCCCACATCCATGGAGGAGCCTTCATGTTCGGAGGAGCCGCTCAGAATGGACACGAGAACGTCATGAGAGAAGGCAGATTTATTCTGGTCAAGATAAGCTATCGCCTCGGGCCACTGGGTTTTGCTAGCACCGGTGATACTGACTTGCCCGGAAACTACGGCCTCAAAGATCAGCGACTGGCCCTCCAATGGATCAAGAAAAATATTCATCACTTTGGCGGGGAATCGGAGAATATTGTGCTAATAGGACACTCTGCCGGAGGTGCCTCAGTACATCTGCAGCTTCTACAGGAAGATTTCGGTCAGTTGGCGAGATCTGCCATCTCCTTCAGTGGCAACGCCCTTGATCCCTGGGTCGTTCTTCAAGGATCTCGAGGGCGAGCACTTGAACTGGGACGCATCCTTGGCTGTGGGCAGTTGGATGACTCGGTGCTCCTAAAATCTTGTTTGAAATCCAAGCCGGCAAGTGAAGTGGTTACTGCAGTGCgaaattttctcattttttccTACGTTCCGTTTGCTCCTTTCGGACCCGTTGTGGAACCAGACTATGATGGTGCCTTTCTTACCCAGGCTCCAGAGGATGTTATCAAAAGCGGAAAGTTTGGCCAAGTACCATGGGCTGTGACTTATGTAACCGAAGACGGAGGCTACAATGCGGCATTGCTGCTGGAGGAATCGTATCCGGGAGGACCTACTCTGATAGagcaactgaacgatcggtgGTTCGACTGGGCTCCGTATTTACTTTTCTACAGAGACACAAAGAGAACCATCCTGGAAATGGATGACTACTCCAGAAAACTGAGGCAAGAGTATCTGGGTGATCGGAGATTCAACGTAGAAAACTATTGGGACTTGCAGCAAATGTTCACGGATGTCCTTTTCAAGAACAGCACTCAGGACTCGTTGGAGCTTCATCGAAAGTATGGAAAAAGTCCTTCCTATGCCTTCGTCTACGACAATCCTGCCGATAGAGGAATCGCACAGGTTCTGACCCAGCGCCGGGATGTTAATTTTG GAACGGTGCATGGCGACGACTACTTCTTGATTTTCGAAAATGTAGTTCGAGATCCGCAGTTGCGACCGGATGAAGAGAGGATAtccaaaaatttcataaaaatgcTGGCGGACTTTGCAACTTCCGAAATGGGATTCCTAACCTTTGGGGACTGCACTTTTAAGGATAACGTTGGCAGTGAGGACTTCGTTTTATTATCCATAACTCGCGATGGATgcgaaaacaaacaatttaaacAGTTTCCATAA
- the CAH2 gene encoding carbonic anhydrase 1 yields the protein MWSYHSLAIYTASILICATVGVWSQDFGYEGRHGPEHWGEEYARCSGKHQSPINIDLVNAVEKRFPKLEFFNFHVEPKGIHMSNNGHTVLVKMTFDEDRMPTVRGGPLAERSPLGYQFEQFHFHWGENDTIGSEDLIDNHAYPAEMHVVLRNLEYPDFASALDKDHGIAVMAFFFQVSPTSSDGYEKFTDLLPQIDRKGKSVNMSNPLPLKEYVSKSMESYFSYTGSLTTPPCSEEVTWIDFTSPIDITEKELNAFRLLTANDDHLKNNFRPIQPLNDRILYKNHIEVPKNKMGSIPFVNAENSAASWRSWQSLTLILVPCFGLVTLLSASAVSAF from the exons atgtGGAGTTATCACTCGCTGGCGATTTACACCGCCTCGATCTTGATTTGTG CTACCGTCGGTGTCTGGAGCCAAGACTTTGGCTACGAGGGTAGACATGGTCCGGAGCACTGGGGCGAGGAGTACGCTCGCTGCAGTGGCAAGCACCAGAGCCCCATCAACATCGACCTGGTAAACGCCGTGGAAAAGCGCTTTCCCAAGCTGGAGTTCTTCAACTTCCACGTGGAGCCCAAGGGCATTCACATGTCCAATAACGGGCACACGGTGCTGGTAAAGATGACCTTCGACGAGGACAGGATGCCGACGGTGCGCGGAGGTCCTTTGGCCGAGAGGTCTCCCCTGGGCTACCAGTTCGAGCAGTTCCACTTCCACTGGGGCGAGAACGATACGATTGGCAGTGAGGATCTGATCGACAACCACGCCTATCCGGCCGAGATGCATGTGGTCCTGAGGAACCTGGAGTATCCGGACTTTGCCAGTGCCCTCGACAAGGATCATGGCATTGCCGTCATGGCCTTCTTCTTTCAG GTTAGCCCCACCTCGTCGGATGGGTATGAGAAATTCACAGACCTTCTGCCCCAGATAGATAGAAAGGGAAAGTCTGTGAATATGAGCAATCCGCTTCCCTTGAAGGAATATGTTTCCAAGAGCATGGAGAGCTACTTCAGCTACACAGGCTCCCTGACTACACCTCCGTGCAGCGAGGAGGTCACCTGGATAGACTTTACCTCTCCCATAGATATTACTGAGAAGGAG CTGAATGCCTTCCGCCTGCTCACCGCCAACGATGATCACTTGAAGAACAACTTCCGTCCCATTCAACCGCTGAACGATcgtattttatacaaaaatcaCATAGAGGTcccgaaaaataaaatgggcTCGATTCCCTTTGTAAATGCAGAGAACTCTGCTGCCAGCTGGAGGTCCTGGCAATCCCTCACCCTCATCCTGGTGCCCTGTTTCGGCCTCGTAACCTTGCTAAGCGCCTCCGCTGTTAGCGCTTTTTAA
- the LOC108124860 gene encoding esterase-5B-like, giving the protein MLQVSIVLVLACLWTTSFAGDVGDPLLVELPIGQLRGRDNGNYYSYESIPYAEPPTGDLRFEAPEPYKRQWTDTFDATKPPVLCLQWDQFTPGDNKLVGEEDCLTVSIYKPKNSSRSSFPVVAHIHGGAFMFGGATHDGHETVMREGRFILVKITYRLGPLGFVSTGDTHLPGNYGLKDQRLALQWIRKNIDSFGGEPENVLLIGHSAGAALVHLQLLQEDFDQLARSAISFSGNALDPWAIQKGAHERAFELGRILGCGQSKDPVALKQCLKSKPASEIVTAVKNFLIFSYVPFAPFGPVVEPSDAPGAFLTQSPEEVIKSGKSGQVPWLVSYLTEDGGYNAALLLEESYPGGPTWIEKLNDRWLDWAPYLLFYKNSEKTIQEIDDYSSKLKEEYLGDRRFSVETYLDLQRMFTDVLFKNSTLDSLDLYRRFGKSPVYAYMYDNPAEKGIAQVLTKNRDVNFGTVHGDDYFLIFDVINQDTQRPDAERISKNFIKLLEDFAIGDKGVLAFGDCTFQDNVGSADFKLTSITRNGCENKQFSQFP; this is encoded by the exons ATGCTTCAAGTAAGCATTGTCCTTGTCCTAGCCTGCCTTTGGACCACTTCGTTCGCTGGTGATGTCGGGGATCCACTTCTCGTGGAGCTTCCCATTGGCCAGTTGCGGGGACGCGATAATGGAAACTACTACAGCTACGAGTCCATTCCCTATGCAGAGCCGCCCACAGGAGATCTCCGCTTCGAGGCTCCGGAACCCTATAAGCGCCAATGGACAGATACCTTTGATGCCACAAAGCCACCTGTACTATGCCTTCAATGGGATCAATTCACTCCTGGGGATAACAAGCTAGTGGGAGAGGAGGACTGCCTCACAGTAAGCATCTACAAGCCAAAGAACTCGAGCCGTAGCAGCTTTCCTGTGGTGGCCCACATCCATGGTGGAGCTTTTATGTTCGGCGGAGCCACACATGATGGACACGAGACTGTAATGAGGGAAGGCAGATTCATTCTTGTTAAGATTACCTACCGTTTGGGGCCACTAGGCTTCGTTAGCACTGGTGATACTCACTTACCCGGAAACTACGGCCTCAAAGATCAGCGACTGGCCCTCCAATGGATCAGGAAAAATATAGATAGTTTTGGTGGTGAGCCGGAGAACGTTTTGTTGATTGGTCACTCCGCTGGTGCTGCTCTTGTTCACCTGCAACTGCTGCAGGAGGATTTCGACCAGTTGGCCAGATCAGCCATATCCTTTAGTGGCAACGCTTTAGATCCCTGGGCAATCCAGAAAGGAGCCCATGAACGGGCCTTCGAACTAGGTCGCATTCTGGGCTGTGGGCAGTCGAAAGATCCGGTGGCTCTCAAGCAATGCCTAAAATCCAAGCCTGCTAGCGAAATAGTCACCGCTGTGAAGAACTTCCTTATATTTTCCTACGTGCCCTTTGCTCCATTCGGACCTGTGGTAGAACCCTCAGATGCCCCTGGTGCCTTTCTCACCCAGTCTCCAGAAGAAGTTATCAAAAGCGGAAAGTCTGGACAGGTGCCTTGGCTAGTATCCTATTTAACCGAAGATGGTGGGTACAATGCCGCACTACTTTTGGAGGAATCTTATCCTGGAGGGCCCACCTGGATTGAGAAACTCAATGATAGATGGTTGGACTGGGCTCCATACTTGTTATTCTATAAGAATTCGGAAAAAACTATTCAGGAAATAGATGACTACTCCAGTAAACTGAAAGAGGAGTACCTAGGAGATCGGCGGTTCAGCGTAGAAACTTATTTGGACTTGCAGAGAATGTTCACGGATGTCCTTTTCAAGAACAGTACACTGGATAGTCTTGATCTCTACCGAAGGTTTGGAAAAAGTCCTGTGTATGCTTATATGTATGATAATCCAGCTGAAAAGGGAATTGCCCAGGTCCTGACCAAGAACAGGGACGTGAACTTCG GAACGGTCCATGGAGACGATTATTTCTTGATTTTCGACGTCATTAATCAAGATACCCAACGTCCAGATGCGGAAAGGATTTCaaagaattttattaaattgctGGAGGACTTTGCTATCGGCGACAAGGGGGTCTTGGCGTTTGGAGATTGTACTTTTCAGGATAATGTAGGTAGTGCCGACTTCAAATTAACATCAATAACCCGAAACGGATGTGAGAACAAGCAGTTCTCACAATTTCCCTAA
- the LOC108124943 gene encoding esterase-5B-like: MSSMGYVFVLMCFWIGSSVGGSRDPLLVELQNGQLRGRDNGNYYSYESIPYAEPPTGDLRFEAPEPYSRQWNETFDATHPPVLCLQSIINTTIGQEDCLTVSIYKPKNSSRDSFPVVANIHGGAFSRGGAVQNGHENVMREGSFILVKISYRLGALGFASTGDTHLPGNYGLKDQRLALDWIKKNIAHFGGEPENIVVLGHSAGGASVHLQLLQEDFGQLARSAISLSGNALDPWVIQKGARFRAFELGRILGCGHLDDSGALKNCLKSKPAIDIVTAVHSLLVLPKVPFAPFGPVVESSEVLNSFLSQSPEEIIKSGKFGSVPWIVSYVTEDGGYNAASLLEESYPGGPTLIEKLNDRWFDWAPYLLFYRDAKRTIQEMDDYSRKLRQKYLGDRKFSVESYFDLQQMFTDVLFKNSTQDSLFLYRKYGKSPVYAYVYDNPADKGVAQVLTKRRDIQFGTVHGDDYFLMFESALRDSLRSDEEKISKNFIKMITNFAVFDEGPLSFGDCTFHDNVGSEKFNLLSITRTGCENKQFIEFP; encoded by the exons ATGAGTTCCATGGGATACGTATTTGTACTGATGTGCTTTTGGATTGGTTCGAGTGTCGGTGGTTCCAGAGATCCCCTTCTTGTGGAGCTCCAAAATGGACAACTACGGGGACGCGATAATGGAAACTACTACAGCTACGAATCCATTCCGTATGCAGAACCTCCTACTGGTGATCTCCGCTTCGAAGCTCCGGAACCCTATAGCCGCCAATGGAATGAAACCTTTGATGCCACCCACCCACCTGTGCTGTGCCTGCAATCGATAATAAATACCACTATAGGACAGGAGGACTGTCTGACAGTTAGCATCTACAAGCCCAAGAACTCTAGTCGTGACAGTTTCCCCGTGGTAGCGAATATCCATGGAGGTGCCTTCAGTCGAGGCGGAGCAGTGCAAAATGGACACGAGAATGTTATGCGGGAAGGCAGCTTTATTCTCGTCAAGATAAGCTATCGCCTTGGAGCTCTGGGCTTCGCCAGCACTGGTGATACTCATTTACCCGGAAACTATGGCTTGAAAGACCAGCGCTTGGCCCTCGATTGGATAAAGAAGAACATAGCCCACTTCGGAGGAGAACCGGAGAACATAGTTGTCCTTGGTCACTCTGCAGGAGGGGCATCGGTGCATCTACAGCTTCTACAGGAGGACTTTGGCCAGTTAGCCAGATCTGCCATTTCCTTAAGTGGCAACGCCTTAGATCCTTGGGTCATCCAGAAAGGAGCTCGTTTCCGAGCCTTCGAACTGGGTCGCATTCTGGGATGTGGACATTTGGATGACTCTGGGGCCCTGAAGAACTGCCTGAAATCCAAGCCGGCTATAGATATCGTGACAGCGGTACATAGTCTGTTAGTCCTCCCAAAAGTTCCCTTCGCTCCTTTCGGTCCTGTGGTGGAGTCTTCTGAAGTTCTCAATTCTTTTCTATCACAAAGCCCTGAAGAGATAATTAAAAGTGGAAAGTTTGGAAGCGTTCCATGGATAGTAAGCTATGTGACTGAAGATGGTGGCTACAATGCTGCCTCGCTATTGGAGGAATCCTATCCAGGAGGGCCTACTCTTATAGAGAAACTCAATGATCGGTGGTTCGACTGGGCTCCGTATTTACTTTTCTATAGAGATGCAAAGAGAACTATCCAGGAAATGGATGACTACTCCAGGAAACTGAGACAAAAGTATCTTGGGGATCGGAAGTTTAGCGTGGAAAGCTACTTTGACTTGCAGCAAATGTTTACGGATGTCCTTTTCAAGAACAGCACTCAGGATTCGTTGTTCCTTTATCGAAAATACGGCAAAAGTCCTGTTTATGCTTATGTCTATGATAATCCTGCTGACAAAGGAGTGGCGCAGGTTCTAACTAAGCGTAGAGACATACAATTTG GAACTGTGCATGGCGACGATTACTTTTTAATGTTCGAAAGCGCTTTGAGAGATTCTCTACGTTCCGATGAGGAAAAGATATCAAAAAACTTCATTAAAATGATAACGAACTTTGCTGTTTTCGATGAAGGTCCTTTATCCTTTGGGGACTGCACTTTTCACGATAATGTTGGCAGTGAAAAGTTTAATTTACTTTCGATAACTCGCACCGGTTgtgaaaataaacaatttatagAATTTCCTTAA
- the Miox gene encoding inositol oxygenase — translation MRILAENHVNLLDPSELMRPEPTFADKNPSKFRDYSIDTTDPLKERVRQTYRQMHLNQTVDFVNGRRDRWLKFDTIKMTIREALEKLNDLVDESDPDLDLPNIIHAFQAAERARAEFPEHDWLHLTALIHDLGKIMAFYDEPQWAVVGDTFAVGCRWGDSIVYREESFEGNPDGENPAYNTEYGIYQPNCGVDNLLMSWGHDEYMYNVLKHNKTKLPDVACNIIRFHSFYPWHNGGDYKHLEAPKDAETKKWVLIFNRYDLYTKSEVVPDIEALWPYYQSLIDKYLPGVIEF, via the exons ATGAGAATCCTGGCGGAG AACCATGTTAATTTGCTCGACCCCTCGGAGCTGATGCGTCCTGAGCCCACCTTTGCCGACAAGAATCCCTCCAAGTTCAGGGACTACAGCATCGACACCACAGATCCTTTGAAGGAGCGCGTGCGACAGACCTATCGCCAGATGCACTTGAACCAGACAGTTGACTTTGTCAATG GACGTCGTGATCGTTGGTTAAAATTCGACACAATTAAGATGACAATTCGCGAAGCTCTGGAGAAGCTTAATGACCTGGTGGACGAATCTGATCCCGACCTGGATCTTCCCAACATCATCCACGCCTTCCAGGCGGCGGAGCGAGCACGCGCCGAGTTCCCGGAGCACGACTGGCTCCACCTGACCGCCCTCATCCACGATCTGGGCAAGATTATGGCCTTCTACGATGAACCCCAGTGGGCGGTAGTGGGCGACACTTTCGCCGTGGGCTGCCGATGGGGCGACAGCATCGTCTACCGGGAGGAGAGTTTCGAGGGGAACCCGGACGGTGAGAACCCTGCCTACAACACCGAGTACGGTATCTACCAGCCCAACTGCGGAGTGGACAACCTGCTCATGTCCTGGGGCCACGACGAGTACATGTACAATGTCCTCAAGCACAACAAGACCAAGCTTCCCGACGTGGCCTGCAACATCATCCGCTTCCACTCCTTCTATCCGTGGCACAACGGCGGTGACTACAAGCACCTGGAGGCACCCAAGGATGCGGAGACCAAGAAGTGGGTCTTGATTTTCAA TCGCTATGACTTGTACACGAAGAGCGAGGTGGTGCCGGATATTGAGGCTCTGTGGCCTTATTACCAGAGCCTTATTGACAAATACTTGCCCGGAGTCATTGAGTTCTAA